In Triticum aestivum cultivar Chinese Spring chromosome 5B, IWGSC CS RefSeq v2.1, whole genome shotgun sequence, the following proteins share a genomic window:
- the LOC123116564 gene encoding aspartic proteinase nepenthesin-1-like: MGNLVLLLVVLAAALSPVARCTTDRDVGFQLKLTHVDGRAAPAYTKLQLLTRAVVRSRARVAALSAVAAAVDPITAARILVRASQGEYLVDLAVGTPPVEYTAIVDTGSDLVWTQCAPCMLCSDQPTPFFQPNRSATYRLVPCGSPRCAALSYPACFHGVCVYQYYYGDYASSAGVLAQEAFTFGAANSTKVRVPGVAFGCGNVNAGYLANSSGMVGLGRGPLSLVRQLGPSRFSYCLTSFLTPAPSRLSFGAMASLDSTNTSDGAPVQSTPFVLNPALPSMYFLSLQGISLGDTRLRVDPLAFAINDDGTGGCMIDSGTSITYLYQDAYEALRREVLSVVPLRSVNDTAIGLDTCFPWPPPPSVTVTMPDLVLHFNRANMTVPPENYMLIDSATGFLCLAMVPSGDGTIIGNYQQQNLHVLYDTANSLLSFVPAPCNIA, translated from the coding sequence ATGGGCAACCTCGTGCTCTTGCTCGTCGTACTCGCGGCCGCCCTATCACCGGTCGCCCGCTGCACCACCGATCGCGACGTCGGTTTCCAGCTCAAGCTCACCCACGTCGACGGGCGCGCTGCGCCTGCGTACACCAAGCTGCAGCTCCTCACCCGCGCCGTCGTCCGGAGCAGGGCCCGCGTGGCCGCGCTGAGCGCCGTCGCAGCGGCGGTGGACCCGATCACGGCCGCGCGGATCCTGGTGAGGGCCAGCCAGGGCGAGTACCTGGTGGACCTGGCGGTGGGCACGCCGCCGGTGGAGTACACGGCCATCGTGGACACCGGCAGTGACCTCGTCTGGACGCAGTGCGCGCCGTGCATGCTCTGCTCAGACCAGCCCACGCCCTTCTTCCAGCCCAACCGGTCCGCCACGTATCGCCTCGTGCCGTGCGGCTCGCCGCGCTGCGCCGCGCTCTCCTACCCGGCGTGCTTCCACGGGGTCTGCGTCTACCAGTACTACTACGGCGACTATGCCTCCAGCGCCGGCGTCCTGGCCCAGGAGGCATTCACGTTCGGCGCCGCCAACTCGACCAAGGTCAGGGTGCCCGGCGTCGCCTTCGGGTGCGGCAACGTCAACGCGGGCTACCTCGCCAACAGCTCCGGCATGGTCGGCCTCGGCCGTGGCCCGCTGTCGCTTGTCAGACAGCTCGGCCCTTCCAGGTTCTCCTACTGCCTCACCTCCTTCCTCACGCCGGCGCCCAGCCGGCTCTCCTTCGGCGCCATGGCCTCCCTCGACAGCACCAACACCAGCGACGGCGCGCCGGTGCAGTCCACGCCGTTCGTCCTCAACCCGGCGCTGCCGTCCATGTACTTCCTGTCCCTCCAGGGCATCAGCCTGGGGGACACACGCTTGCGCGTCGACCCGCTCGCGTTCGCCATCAACGACGACGGCACGGGCGGCTGCATGATCGACTCTGGCACGTCCATCACGTACCTGTACCAGGACGCGTACGAGGCCCTCCGCCGTGAGGTGCTGTCCGTCGTCCCGCTGCGGTCGGTGAACGACACGGCCATCGGCCTCGACACCTGCTTCCCGTGGCCGCCCCCGCCCAGCGTGACGGTGACCATGCCGGACCTCGTGCTCCACTTCAACCGCGCCAACATGACGGTGCCGCCGGAAAACTACATGCTGATCGACAGCGCCACGGGGTTCCTGTGCCTAGCCATGGTGCCGTCGGGCGACGGCACCATCATCGGCAACTACCAGCAGCAGAATCTGCACGTGCTCTACGACACCGCCAACAGCCTCTTGTCCTTCGTTCCGGCGCCTTGCAACATTGCCTAG